In Acidaminococcus fermentans DSM 20731, one genomic interval encodes:
- the jag gene encoding RNA-binding cell elongation regulator Jag/EloR gives MNMVEKTGKTVEDAVKAALAVLGVSRDQVDVEVLEESKSSILGLFGGRDAKVRVTVKEVPAEEPSVPEPVAEIPEEKPEPAKGEVPEEPVQEIKAPADRDAERQAVAAAAKTFLEEVFRAMGMDLLIEKFISRKDEEIILKIHGDGIGVLIGKHGQTLDALQYLTNLAGNKGHRNWHRIILDAENYRERRRETLERLAKNLADRVKRTRKKAMLEPMNPYERKIVHMSLQYDPAVTTYSEGEEPYRKVVIDLK, from the coding sequence ATGAACATGGTGGAAAAGACGGGCAAAACCGTCGAAGACGCAGTGAAGGCGGCACTGGCAGTGCTGGGTGTCAGCCGGGATCAGGTGGACGTGGAAGTCCTGGAGGAATCCAAAAGTTCGATCCTGGGCCTGTTCGGAGGCCGGGATGCCAAAGTGCGGGTAACGGTGAAGGAAGTCCCGGCAGAGGAACCTTCCGTTCCGGAACCGGTGGCGGAAATCCCGGAAGAAAAGCCTGAACCGGCAAAGGGAGAGGTTCCGGAAGAACCGGTACAGGAAATCAAAGCACCGGCAGACCGGGATGCGGAACGGCAGGCTGTGGCCGCCGCGGCCAAGACTTTCCTGGAAGAAGTCTTCCGTGCCATGGGCATGGACCTGCTCATCGAAAAATTCATCAGTCGGAAGGATGAGGAAATCATCCTGAAAATCCATGGGGACGGCATCGGTGTCCTGATCGGAAAACACGGCCAGACCCTGGATGCCCTCCAGTACCTGACCAATCTGGCCGGGAACAAGGGCCACAGAAACTGGCACCGGATCATCCTGGATGCGGAGAACTACCGGGAACGCCGGCGGGAAACCCTGGAACGGCTGGCCAAAAATCTGGCGGACCGGGTGAAACGGACCCGGAAGAAGGCCATGCTGGAACCCATGAATCCCTATGAACGGAAGATCGTACACATGAGTCTGCAGTACGATCCGGCGGTAACCACCTACAGCGAAGGAGAAGAACCCTACCGCAAAGTGGTCATCGATCTGAAATAA
- the mnmE gene encoding tRNA uridine-5-carboxymethylaminomethyl(34) synthesis GTPase MnmE translates to MMDDTISAIATALGVGSIGVIRVSGPDSLAIVRRFFAGREQPGRENARKLLYGHILDGKGQVVDEVLAVYMPGPHSYTGEDVCEIQCHGGREALQEILRLTFQAGARPAEPGEFTKRAFLNGRLDLAEAESVMDIINARSRQALAAANRGHEGGLSRQVKALRKTLRDLVVQLEACIDYPEDDIEEVTYDRTVSTLEEGKKAVETLVRRGTAGRILREGLRTAIVGRPNVGKSSLLNSLLQADRAIVSNIPGTTRDIIEEQMTIGGIPLVLTDTAGLRDTSDLVEKIGVERSRAALEDAQLALVVLDGSQPLDPEDRQLLESLRDRKKLILVNKADLPLALDVEGLRKTYGEKDVLVLSVKEGKGLEQVEQWLRDFVYGEGSDSESSSMTQNARQQNLLEKALQSLEDALAGARQHLPYDCLTIDLTQALHDLGEITGEDVPDEIIDEIFAQFCVGK, encoded by the coding sequence ATGATGGATGATACAATCAGTGCCATTGCCACTGCTCTGGGCGTGGGTTCCATTGGGGTGATCCGGGTCAGCGGACCGGACAGCCTTGCCATTGTCCGCCGGTTCTTTGCCGGGCGGGAACAGCCTGGAAGGGAAAATGCCCGGAAGCTGCTGTACGGCCATATCCTGGACGGGAAAGGCCAGGTGGTGGATGAGGTGCTGGCGGTGTACATGCCGGGACCCCATTCCTATACGGGAGAAGATGTTTGTGAGATCCAGTGCCACGGGGGCCGGGAAGCCCTCCAGGAAATCCTGAGACTGACCTTCCAGGCCGGGGCGCGGCCGGCGGAACCGGGGGAATTCACCAAACGGGCCTTCCTGAACGGCCGTCTGGACCTGGCGGAAGCGGAAAGCGTCATGGACATCATCAATGCCCGGAGCCGGCAGGCCCTGGCAGCGGCCAACCGGGGCCATGAAGGGGGACTGTCCCGGCAGGTGAAAGCCCTGCGGAAAACTCTTCGGGACCTGGTGGTCCAGCTGGAGGCCTGCATCGACTATCCGGAAGACGATATTGAAGAAGTCACCTATGACCGTACCGTATCCACCCTGGAAGAAGGGAAAAAGGCGGTGGAAACCCTGGTGCGCCGGGGGACTGCCGGCCGGATTCTCCGGGAAGGGCTGCGGACGGCCATCGTGGGCCGGCCCAATGTGGGGAAATCCAGCCTGCTGAACAGCCTGCTCCAGGCGGACCGGGCCATTGTGTCCAATATCCCCGGCACCACCCGGGACATCATTGAGGAACAGATGACCATCGGCGGGATCCCTCTGGTGCTCACGGATACCGCCGGGCTCCGGGATACCAGCGACCTGGTGGAAAAGATCGGGGTGGAACGGTCCCGGGCGGCCCTGGAGGATGCCCAGCTGGCCCTGGTGGTGCTGGACGGCTCCCAGCCCCTGGATCCGGAAGACCGGCAGCTGCTGGAAAGTCTCCGGGACCGGAAAAAACTGATCCTGGTGAACAAGGCGGATCTGCCCCTGGCCCTGGATGTGGAGGGGCTCCGGAAAACCTATGGAGAAAAAGATGTGCTGGTCCTTTCCGTGAAGGAAGGGAAGGGCCTGGAACAGGTGGAACAGTGGCTCCGGGATTTTGTCTACGGAGAAGGGTCCGACAGCGAAAGCAGCAGCATGACCCAGAATGCCCGGCAGCAGAACCTGCTGGAAAAGGCCCTTCAGAGCCTGGAGGATGCCCTGGCAGGGGCCCGGCAGCATCTGCCCTATGACTGTCTCACCATAGACCTGACCCAGGCCCTCCATGACCTGGGGGAAATCACCGGGGAAGACGTGCCGGATGAAATCATCGATGAAATCTTTGCCCAGTTCTGTGTGGGCAAGTAA